A genomic segment from Biomphalaria glabrata chromosome 16, xgBioGlab47.1, whole genome shotgun sequence encodes:
- the LOC106061071 gene encoding uncharacterized protein LOC106061071: MESQLIALAIVLFYACATYAHPPNNRREDFKQLVSLLGKLKDIDSSQLAHQTSGDIVTELQDSVDPKAGMDKDTLSKALLNRYGMMVKRQGEWSYDYGLGGGRFGKRNYGDYGIGGGRFGRDVDHVDLSDANDPDLLS, encoded by the coding sequence ATGGAGTCACAATTGATAGCTTTAGCCATCGTTCTTTTCTACGCATGCGCGACGTACGCTCATCCGCCCAACAACAGACGCGAAGATTTCAAACAGCTGGTGTCGCTTCTAGGTAAACTCAAGGACATAGACAGCAGTCAGCTTGCGCACCAGACTTCTGGGGACATTGTCACAGAATTGCAGGACTCTGTCGATCCCAAAGCCGGAATGGACAAAGACACTCTGTCCAAAGCTCTCCTTAATCGATACGGGATGATGGTCAAGCGTCAGGGCGAGTGGTCTTACGACTACGGTCTAGGTGGGGGCAGGTTCGGCAAGAGAAATTACGGCGATTACGGCATTGGCGGTGGAAGATTCGGACGGGATGTGGATCATGTTGACCTGTCGGACGCCAACGACCCTGACCTTCTGtcctaa